Proteins encoded in a region of the Trypanosoma brucei gambiense DAL972 chromosome 11, complete sequence genome:
- a CDS encoding nucleobase/nucleoside transporter, putative: protein MALGFSSAGEVYMYATCILLGVSLLMPLNALVSAPRFMVDYYKYVSGKEDAEPNLPFFWKNIFTFYNVVSLASQVIAGPTVLTRAARRLSLSVRFALSITLMMSEVFVVLMMPVIKVPQTVAIVLLCLVTIFAGIGKSYHEATCYVLVASMPSKFMSAVMFGVSLCGVITSTLQCIIKASMEDTYESVLTQSYIYFSLGLLIMAGTLAMALCLRYNSYAQEHVAEYRMLKLQEQGVDAESQNDENEPVAEGKGEGEGKSEGAMTTAEQLTATAVMPVARIIRMMLVTVFCGFFLTLFIFPSLIIPIDRDHNWFATIAILLYNCGDAIGRFSTSFKCVWPPRRALLYATFARFIFVLPFMLCIYQYIPGHVGPYIFSFLLGLTNCVGAMSMVYGPITPGLETAGQKLMAGQLMGISLLSGIAAASVLAMIVVVFLP, encoded by the coding sequence ATGGCTCTTGGATTTTCCTCTGCGGGGGAAGTGTACATGTACGCAACATGCATCCTTCTTGGAGTGTCCCTTCTAATGCCCCTTAACGCTCTCGTTTCCGCACCGCGCTTTATGGTGGACTACTACAAGTACGTATCTGGTAAAGAGGATGCCGAACCgaaccttccctttttctggaaaaatattttcacGTTCTACAATGTTGTATCGCTTGCGTCGCAGGTGATTGCTGGACCGACCGTTCTAACTCGTGCAGCCCGTCGACTTTCATTATCTGTGCGCTTTGCCCTTTCCATCACGTTGATGATGTCGGAGGTATTTGTAGTTCTCATGATGCCTGTGATCAAGGTACCTCAAACAGTTGCCATTGTTCTTCTCTGCCTTGTGACAATATTTGCAGGTATTGGGAAATCATACCATGAGGCGACGTGCTACGTTCTGGTGGCGTCGATGCCATCTAAGTTCATGTCTGCTGTTATGTTTGGAGTGTCACTATGCGGTGTAATAACGTCCACATTACAGTGCATCATCAAGGCATCAATGGAAGATACCTATGAGTCCGTGCTGACGCAGTCatacatttatttttcacttggTCTACTGATAATGGCGGGTACACTTGCGATGGCTCTCTGTCTACGATATAATTCCTACGCGCAGGAGCACGTTGCTGAGTACCGTATGCTCAAACTACAAGAACAAGGAGTAGATGCTGAGTCTCAAAATGATGAGAATGAACCCGTGGCTGAAGGtaaaggtgaaggtgaaggtaAGAGTGAGGGTGCCATGACGACAGCAGAGCAACTGACGGCAACTGCTGTTATGCCCGTAGCGAGGATAATCCGTATGATGTTAGTGACAGTCTTCTGCGGCTTCTTCCTCACCTTATTTATCTTCCCCAGTCTTATTATTCCCATCGATCGTGACCACAATTGGTTTGCGACAATTGCCATTCTGCTATACAACTGTGGGGATGCTATTGGACGTTTCTCCACCTCGTTCAAGTGCGTTTGGCCGCCCCGCCGTGCTCTGCTGTACGCCACCTTCGCCCGCTTCATTTTTGTTCTGCCCTTCATGTTATGCATTTACCAATACATCCCTGGCCATGTCGGTCCGTATATCTTCTCGTTTCTCCTTGGCCTGACCAACTGTGTGGGTGCCATGTCGATGGTGTATGGCCCAATAACCCCTGGTCTTGAGACTGCGGGTCAGAAATTGATGGCTGGACAGTTGATGGGGATTTCGCTGCTTTCTGGAATTGCCGCTGCATCTGTGCTTGCGATGATTGTGGTTGTCTTCCTACCATGA
- a CDS encoding 40S ribosomal protein S4, putative, with protein sequence MAKKHLKRLYAPKDWMLSKLTGVFAPRPRAGPHKLRECLSLLIIIRNRLKYALNALEAQMILRQGLVCVDGKPRKDGKYPAGFMDVVEIPKTGDRFRILYDVKGRFALVRVSEAESSIKMMKVVNVYTGTGRIPVAVTHDGHRIRYPDPRTSRGDTLVYDVKEKKVLDLIKIGNGKVVMVTGGANRGRIGEIVSIERHPGAFDIARLKDASGHEFATRATNIFVIGNDMSSVPVTLPKQQGLRINVIQEREEKLIAAETRRTTQAHSKRKTKV encoded by the coding sequence ATGGCCAAGAAGCACCTAAAGCGCCTGTATGCCCCCAAGGACTGGATGCTGAGCAAACTCACTGGTGTGTTTGCCCCTCGTCCACGTGCTGGTCCCCACAAACTACGCGAGTGCCTTTCGCTTCTGATTATTATTCGCAACCGGCTGAAGTATGCACTAAATGCCCTCGAAGCGCAGATGATCCTTCGTCAGGGACTCGTGTGTGTAGACGGCAAGCCCCGCAAGGATGGTAAGTACCCAGCCGGTTTCATGGACGTGGTGGAGATTCCCAAGACGGGCGACCGCTTCCGCATCCTATATGACGTGAAAGGACGCTTTGCGCTTGTCCGCGTGAGCGAGGCTGAGTCGAGCATCAAGATGATGAAGGTTGTCAACGTATACACCGGCACGGGACGCATTCCTGTTGCTGTGACACACGACGGCCACCGGATTCGCTATCCCGACCCCCGTACGAGCCGTGGAGACACTTTGGTGTATgatgtgaaagaaaaaaaggttttggACCTAATCAAGATTGGCAACGGCAAGGTTGTGATGGTGACAGGTGGTGCCAACCGTGGTCGTATTGGAGAAATTGTGTCCATTGAACGTCACCCTGGCGCCTTCGACATCGCCCGCCTCAAGGATGCGTCTGGTCACGAATTCGCAACTCGTGCCACAAACATTTTTGTGATTGGCAACGACATGTCGAGTGTTCCAGTTACGTTACCTAAGCAACAGGGTTTGCGTATCAACGTGATTCAGGAGCGTGAGGAAAAACTCATAGCCGCCGAAACACGCAGAACAACTCAGGCGCACAGCAAGCGAAAGACTAAGGTGTAA
- a CDS encoding nucleobase transporter: MALGFSSAGEVYMYATCILLGVSLLMPLNALVSAPRFMVDYYKYVSGKEDAEPNLPFFWKNIFTFYNVVSLASQVIAGPTVLTRAARRLSLSVRFALSITLMMSEVFVVLMMPVIKVPQTVAIVLLCLVTIFAGIGKSYHEATCYVLVASMPSKFMSAVMFGVSLCGVITSTLQCIIKASMEDTYESVLTQSYIYFSLGLLIMAGTLAMALCLRYNSYAQEHVAEYRMLKLQEQGVDAESQNDENEPVAEGKGEGEGKSEGAMTTAEQLTATAVMPVARIIRMMLVTVFCGFFLTLFIFPSLIIPIDRDHNWFATIAILLYNCGDAIGRFSTSFKCVWPPRRALLYATFARFIFVLPFMLCIYQYIPGHVGPYIFSFLLGLTNCVGAMSMVYGPITPGLETAGQKLMAGQLMGISLLSGIAAASVLAMIVVVFLP; this comes from the coding sequence ATGGCTCTTGGATTTTCCTCTGCGGGGGAAGTGTACATGTACGCAACATGCATCCTTCTTGGAGTGTCCCTTCTAATGCCCCTTAACGCTCTCGTTTCCGCACCGCGCTTTATGGTGGACTACTACAAGTACGTATCTGGTAAAGAGGATGCCGAACCgaaccttccctttttctggAAGAATATTTTCACGTTCTACAATGTTGTATCGCTTGCGTCGCAGGTGATTGCTGGACCGACCGTTCTAACTCGTGCAGCCCGTCGACTTTCATTATCTGTGCGCTTTGCCCTTTCCATCACGTTGATGATGTCGGAGGTATTTGTAGTTCTCATGATGCCTGTGATCAAGGTACCTCAAACAGTTGCCATTGTTCTTCTCTGCCTTGTGACAATATTTGCAGGTATTGGGAAATCATACCATGAGGCGACGTGCTACGTTCTGGTGGCGTCGATGCCATCTAAGTTCATGTCTGCTGTTATGTTTGGAGTGTCACTATGCGGTGTAATAACGTCCACATTACAGTGCATCATCAAGGCATCAATGGAAGATACCTATGAGTCCGTGCTGACGCAGTCatacatttatttttcacttggTCTACTGATAATGGCGGGTACACTTGCGATGGCTCTCTGTCTACGATATAATTCCTACGCGCAGGAGCACGTTGCTGAGTACCGTATGCTCAAACTACAAGAACAAGGAGTAGATGCTGAGTCTCAAAATGATGAGAATGAACCCGTGGCTGAAGGtaaaggtgaaggtgaaggtaAGAGTGAGGGTGCCATGACGACAGCAGAGCAACTGACGGCAACTGCTGTTATGCCCGTAGCGAGGATAATCCGTATGATGTTAGTGACAGTCTTCTGCGGCTTCTTCCTCACCTTATTTATCTTCCCCAGTCTTATTATTCCCATCGATCGTGACCACAATTGGTTTGCGACAATTGCCATTCTGCTATACAACTGTGGGGATGCTATTGGACGTTTCTCCACCTCGTTCAAGTGCGTTTGGCCGCCCCGCCGTGCTCTGCTGTACGCCACCTTCGCCCGCTTCATTTTTGTTCTGCCCTTCATGTTATGCATTTACCAATACATCCCTGGCCATGTCGGTCCGTATATCTTCTCGTTTCTCCTTGGCCTGACCAACTGTGTGGGTGCCATGTCGATGGTGTATGGCCCAATAACCCCTGGTCTTGAGACTGCGGGTCAGAAATTGATGGCTGGACAGTTGATGGGGATTTCGCTGCTTTCTGGAATTGCCGCTGCATCTGTTCTTGCGATGATTGTGGTTGTCTTCCTACCATGA
- a CDS encoding nucleobase transporter, putative, with translation MALGFSSAGEVYMYATCILLGVSLLMPLNALVSAPRFMVDYYKYVSGKEDAEPNLPFFWKNIFTFYNVVSLASQVIAGPTVLTRAARRLSLSVRFALSITLMMSEVFVVLMMPVIKVPQTVAIVLLCLVTIFAGIGKSYHEATCYVLVASMPSKFMSAVMFGVSLCGVITSTLQCIIKASMEDTYESVLTQSYIYFSLGLLIMAGTLAMALCLRYNSYAQEHVAEYRMLELQEQGVDAESQNDENEPVAEGKGEGEGKSEGAMTTAEQLTATAVMPVARIIRMMLVTVFCGFFLTLFIFPSLIIPIDRDHNWFATIAILLYNCGDAIGRFSTSFKCVWPPRRALLYATFARFIFVLPFMLCIYQYIPGHVGPYIFSFLLGLTNCVGAMSMVYGPITPGLETAGQKLMAGQLMGISLLSGIAAASVLAMIVVVFLP, from the coding sequence ATGGCTCTTGGATTTTCCTCTGCGGGGGAAGTGTACATGTACGCAACATGCATCCTTCTTGGAGTGTCCCTTCTAATGCCCCTTAACGCTCTCGTTTCCGCGCCGCGCTTTATGGTGGACTACTACAAGTACGTATCTGGTAAAGAGGATGCCGAACCgaaccttccctttttctggAAGAATATTTTCACGTTCTACAATGTTGTATCGCTTGCGTCGCAGGTGATTGCTGGACCGACCGTTCTAACTCGTGCAGCCCGTCGACTTTCATTATCTGTGCGCTTTGCCCTTTCCATCACGTTGATGATGTCGGAGGTATTTGTAGTTCTCATGATGCCTGTGATCAAGGTACCTCAAACAGTTGCCATTGTTCTTCTCTGCCTTGTGACAATATTTGCAGGTATTGGGAAATCATACCATGAGGCGACGTGCTACGTTCTGGTGGCGTCGATGCCATCTAAGTTCATGTCTGCTGTTATGTTTGGAGTGTCACTATGCGGTGTAATAACGTCCACACTACAGTGCATCATCAAGGCATCGATGGAAGATACCTATGAGTCCGTGCTGACGCAGTCatacatttatttttcacttggTCTACTGATAATGGCGGGTACACTTGCGATGGCTCTCTGTCTACGATATAATTCCTACGCGCAGGAGCACGTTGCTGAGTACCGTATGCTCGAACTACAAGAACAAGGAGTAGATGCTGAGTCTCAAAATGATGAGAATGAACCCGTGGCTGAAGGtaaaggtgaaggtgaaggtaAGAGTGAGGGTGCCATGACGACAGCAGAGCAACTGACGGCAACTGCTGTTATGCCCGTAGCGAGGATAATCCGTATGATGTTAGTGACAGTCTTCTGCGGCTTCTTCCTCACCTTATTTATCTTCCCCAGTCTTATTATTCCCATCGATCGTGACCACAATTGGTTTGCGACAATTGCCATTCTGCTATACAACTGTGGGGATGCTATTGGACGTTTCTCCACCTCGTTCAAGTGCGTTTGGCCGCCCCGCCGTGCTCTGCTGTACGCCACCTTCGCCCGCTTCATTTTTGTTCTGCCCTTCATGTTATGCATTTACCAATACATCCCTGGCCATGTCGGTCCGTATATCTTCTCGTTTCTCCTTGGCCTGACCAACTGTGTGGGTGCCATGTCGATGGTGTATGGCCCAATAACCCCTGGTCTTGAGACTGCGGGTCAGAAATTGATGGCTGGACAGTTGATGGGGATTTCGCTGCTTTCTGGAATTGCCGCTGCATCTGTTCTTGCGATGATTGTGGTTGTCTTCCTACCATGA